One part of the Halopenitus persicus genome encodes these proteins:
- a CDS encoding 30S ribosomal protein S4e: MTNHQKRLAVPNSWPVERKTDTFTVKAGAGPHGESGVPLLILLRDVLEYVDTRKEARYALNQDSVLVNGDAVSDEERPIGMFDILAFAEREEYYRVFPDEGGRLALTPIDADAADGRLGKIVAKTTVNGGDVQLTLHDGTTLHLDADAADQYSPKDSIVVDNESKDIVAHFVYEEGALVTAVAGQHAGQIGTIETIDVTLGSGDNAVTVATDDDAYETIEEYVVVIDENFTGGDGE; encoded by the coding sequence ATGACGAACCATCAGAAACGACTGGCAGTACCGAACTCCTGGCCGGTCGAACGCAAGACGGACACGTTCACCGTCAAGGCGGGTGCCGGCCCGCACGGCGAGTCCGGCGTGCCGCTTCTGATCCTGCTGCGGGACGTCCTCGAGTACGTGGACACCCGCAAGGAGGCGCGCTACGCGCTCAATCAGGATTCCGTGTTGGTGAACGGCGACGCCGTCTCCGACGAGGAGCGGCCGATCGGGATGTTCGACATCCTGGCGTTCGCCGAACGCGAGGAGTACTACCGCGTCTTCCCCGACGAGGGCGGTCGGCTCGCGCTGACGCCGATCGACGCGGACGCCGCCGACGGCCGTCTCGGGAAGATCGTCGCCAAGACGACGGTGAACGGCGGCGACGTCCAGCTCACGCTGCACGACGGCACGACGCTGCATCTCGACGCCGACGCGGCGGACCAGTACAGCCCGAAGGACTCGATCGTCGTCGACAACGAGTCGAAGGATATCGTCGCCCACTTCGTCTACGAGGAGGGCGCGCTCGTGACCGCGGTCGCCGGCCAGCACGCCGGCCAGATCGGCACGATCGAGACGATCGACGTGACGCTCGGCTCCGGCGACAACGCCGTCACCGTCGCGACCGACGACGACGCCTACGAGACGATCGAGGAGTACGTCGTCGTCATCGACGAGAACTTCACCGGAGGTGACGGGGAATGA
- the rplX gene encoding 50S ribosomal protein L24 translates to MTRQPRKQRNQTENAPLHERQRRVRATLTDELREEYDQRNVRVNAGDTVEILRGDHAGEEGEVVDVDLRAETITVEEVTVEKSDGEEVPRPLPASNVRVTDLDLEDDRREARLREDNE, encoded by the coding sequence ATGACGCGACAGCCACGCAAACAACGAAATCAGACGGAGAACGCCCCGCTCCACGAGCGGCAGCGACGGGTTCGGGCGACGCTCACCGACGAGCTCCGCGAGGAGTACGACCAGCGGAACGTCCGCGTCAACGCGGGCGATACGGTCGAGATCCTGCGCGGCGACCACGCCGGCGAGGAGGGCGAGGTCGTCGACGTCGACCTCCGCGCCGAGACCATCACGGTCGAGGAGGTCACCGTCGAGAAGTCCGACGGCGAGGAGGTTCCTCGCCCGCTTCCGGCGAGCAACGTCCGAGTGACGGACCTGGACCTGGAGGACGACCGCCGCGAGGCGCGGCTCCGGGAGGATAACGAATGA
- a CDS encoding 50S ribosomal protein L14 → MEALKADVTQGLEKGSLITCADNTGARELKVISVQGYSGTKNRHPKAGIGDKVTVSVTKGTPEMRRQVLEAVVVRQRKAIRRPNGTRVRFEDNAAVVIDDLEEPRGTEIKGPIAREVAERFGSIASTATVIV, encoded by the coding sequence ATGGAGGCGCTGAAAGCCGACGTCACGCAGGGACTCGAGAAGGGCTCGCTCATCACGTGTGCTGACAACACGGGAGCGCGCGAGCTCAAGGTCATCAGCGTGCAGGGTTACTCCGGCACGAAGAACCGCCACCCCAAAGCGGGGATCGGCGACAAGGTGACCGTCTCGGTCACGAAGGGGACCCCGGAGATGCGACGCCAGGTGCTCGAGGCGGTGGTCGTCCGACAGCGGAAGGCGATCCGCCGACCCAACGGCACCCGCGTCCGCTTCGAGGACAACGCCGCCGTCGTCATCGACGACCTCGAGGAGCCACGGGGCACGGAGATCAAAGGCCCCATCGCCCGCGAGGTCGCCGAGCGCTTCGGCAGCATCGCGTCCACCGCGACGGTGATCGTCTAA
- a CDS encoding 30S ribosomal protein S17: MAIGIDVPMPPEPDNPEEYDYEKCPFYGQLSVRGQTREGTVVSTDMAKTVIVEREYDVFVPKYDRYMKRRSRIPAHVPGVLDPLEVGDEVTIAETRPLSKTKSHVVVEVLDGDA, encoded by the coding sequence ATGGCGATAGGAATTGACGTCCCAATGCCTCCGGAACCTGACAACCCGGAGGAGTACGACTACGAGAAGTGTCCGTTCTACGGACAGCTGTCCGTCCGCGGCCAGACCCGTGAGGGAACGGTCGTGTCGACGGACATGGCAAAGACCGTCATCGTCGAGCGGGAATACGACGTCTTCGTACCGAAATACGATCGGTACATGAAGCGTCGCTCGCGCATCCCGGCCCACGTGCCGGGCGTGCTCGATCCCCTCGAGGTCGGTGACGAAGTAACGATCGCGGAGACGCGACCCCTCTCGAAGACGAAGTCCCACGTCGTCGTCGAAGTGCTGGACGGTGATGCGTGA
- a CDS encoding ribonuclease P protein component 1, with amino-acid sequence MLTPETLTRHELVGLPVRVADARNADSVGLAGRVVDESQRTLSVRTSSGDKRVPKSGTTFEFAIVDRPRVGPSGDARSQSATPDDTPTDEAAGDRKVPGSTFELGPDTAGVRPRQSRPSDPAAAGESPAGDGTASRSLGECEDVVYVTVDGDTLLSRPAERTERGVSVWR; translated from the coding sequence ATGCTCACGCCCGAAACACTCACGCGACACGAACTCGTCGGCCTGCCCGTCAGGGTGGCCGACGCCCGCAACGCCGACAGCGTCGGCCTCGCGGGTCGTGTCGTCGACGAGAGCCAGCGAACCCTCAGCGTTCGCACGTCCTCGGGCGACAAGCGCGTTCCCAAGTCCGGAACGACCTTCGAGTTCGCGATCGTCGATCGACCGCGCGTCGGCCCGTCCGGCGACGCCCGGTCGCAGTCCGCGACGCCGGACGACACGCCCACAGATGAAGCCGCCGGCGACCGCAAGGTCCCGGGGTCCACGTTCGAACTCGGACCGGATACTGCGGGGGTCCGCCCCCGTCAGTCTCGTCCGTCCGACCCGGCCGCAGCGGGGGAGTCCCCCGCCGGCGACGGGACGGCGAGCCGCTCCCTCGGCGAGTGCGAGGACGTGGTCTACGTTACGGTGGATGGCGATACACTGCTCTCACGACCCGCCGAACGCACCGAACGAGGTGTCTCAGTATGGCGATAG
- the rpmC gene encoding 50S ribosomal protein L29, giving the protein MAILYPDEIRDMTAAEREVELEELETELLNLKAQQAAGGMPESPGRVGELKRTIARIKTIQGEEGDLDDE; this is encoded by the coding sequence ATGGCGATCCTCTACCCAGACGAGATCCGCGATATGACCGCGGCCGAACGCGAGGTCGAACTCGAGGAGCTCGAGACCGAGTTGCTCAACCTGAAGGCCCAGCAGGCCGCCGGCGGGATGCCCGAGAGTCCGGGTCGCGTCGGCGAGCTGAAGCGGACGATCGCCCGGATCAAGACGATCCAGGGCGAGGAAGGCGACCTCGACGACGAGTAG
- a CDS encoding 30S ribosomal protein S3 encodes MADEHQFIENGLQRAQIDEFFADELGRAGYGGMDIAKTPMGTQIVLKAEKPGMVIGKGGKNIRKITSTLEERFDMDDPQIDVQEVDEPDLNARIVADRLANALERGWYFRKAGHTTIDRIMESGALGAEIVLSGKVTGARSRVEKFNRGYIKHNGEPAEDVVDEGQGVAVMKLGTIGVTVKIIPPGAELPDDFGVREDAEVPEVEQTVEEEGVESLLEQDPEEVPDVGADEDVEVPTGGPDDVEEDLDEEIVEEVIEETQETSAEATDTAPAEPVETATPDDEDAEELGEDVEAEAEALVDEMESAADAEESDAESDAEETTADDEEEA; translated from the coding sequence ATGGCAGACGAACACCAATTCATCGAGAACGGCCTACAGCGGGCCCAGATCGACGAGTTCTTCGCTGACGAACTCGGTCGTGCCGGCTACGGCGGGATGGACATCGCCAAGACGCCGATGGGTACCCAGATCGTCCTCAAGGCCGAGAAGCCGGGGATGGTCATCGGCAAGGGCGGAAAGAACATCCGGAAGATCACCTCGACGCTCGAGGAGCGGTTCGACATGGACGACCCGCAGATCGACGTCCAGGAGGTCGACGAGCCGGACCTCAACGCGCGGATCGTCGCCGACCGCCTCGCGAACGCGCTCGAGCGCGGCTGGTACTTCCGGAAGGCCGGCCACACCACGATCGACCGGATCATGGAGTCCGGCGCGCTCGGCGCCGAGATCGTCCTGTCCGGAAAGGTCACCGGGGCGCGCTCGCGCGTCGAGAAGTTCAACCGCGGCTACATCAAACACAACGGCGAGCCCGCCGAGGACGTCGTCGACGAGGGGCAGGGCGTCGCCGTGATGAAGCTCGGGACGATCGGCGTGACGGTCAAGATCATCCCGCCGGGCGCGGAGCTGCCCGACGACTTCGGCGTCCGCGAGGACGCGGAGGTCCCCGAGGTCGAACAGACCGTCGAGGAGGAGGGCGTCGAGTCCCTCCTCGAGCAGGACCCCGAGGAGGTTCCCGACGTCGGTGCCGACGAGGACGTCGAGGTGCCCACCGGCGGGCCCGACGACGTCGAGGAGGACCTCGACGAGGAGATCGTCGAGGAGGTCATCGAGGAGACGCAGGAGACGTCCGCCGAGGCGACCGACACCGCGCCCGCGGAGCCGGTCGAGACGGCGACGCCCGACGACGAGGACGCCGAGGAGCTCGGCGAGGACGTCGAGGCGGAAGCCGAAGCGCTCGTCGACGAGATGGAGTCCGCGGCGGACGCCGAGGAGTCCGATGCGGAGTCGGACGCCGAGGAAACGACCGCTGACGACGAGGAGGAGGCCTGA
- a CDS encoding 50S ribosomal protein L22 encodes MGINYSIEADPETTAKGMLRERPISLKHSKAISREIKGKTVSEAETYLQAVIDEEQSVPFRQHNSGVGHRSDIDGWDAGRYPEKASKDFLKLLENVKNNATEQGFDGDQMVVTHVAPHKVGERPGRQPRAFGRASPWNTTLCDVELVIEEADAAAEDN; translated from the coding sequence ATGGGAATCAACTACAGCATCGAGGCCGACCCGGAGACCACCGCCAAGGGAATGCTCCGCGAGCGGCCGATCAGCCTGAAGCACAGCAAGGCGATCTCCCGTGAGATCAAGGGGAAGACCGTCTCGGAGGCCGAGACGTACCTGCAGGCAGTCATCGACGAGGAGCAGTCGGTCCCGTTCCGCCAGCACAACAGCGGCGTCGGGCACCGCTCCGACATCGACGGCTGGGACGCCGGGCGCTACCCGGAGAAGGCCTCGAAGGACTTCCTCAAGCTCTTAGAGAACGTCAAGAACAACGCGACCGAACAGGGCTTCGACGGCGACCAGATGGTCGTTACACACGTCGCACCCCACAAGGTCGGCGAGCGACCGGGGCGCCAGCCCCGCGCGTTCGGCCGTGCCTCGCCGTGGAACACGACGCTCTGTGACGTCGAGCTCGTCATCGAGGAGGCCGACGCGGCCGCGGAGGACAACTAA
- a CDS encoding 30S ribosomal protein S19: MSTEYRIGREGEEFAYRGHTLEELQELDLDEVAELLPARQRRTIERGLGTEQRKLLETARDRTEEGTADDPIRTHLRDMPILPEFVGLTFEVYTGQSFERVRVRPEMIGHYLGEFQLTRTSVEHGQAGIGATRSSKFVPLK, from the coding sequence ATGAGCACCGAATACCGCATCGGCCGCGAGGGCGAGGAGTTCGCCTACCGCGGTCACACGCTCGAGGAGCTGCAGGAACTCGATCTCGACGAGGTCGCGGAACTGCTTCCCGCACGCCAGCGGCGAACCATCGAACGAGGACTGGGCACCGAACAGCGCAAGCTGCTCGAGACCGCCCGCGATCGAACCGAGGAGGGGACGGCGGACGACCCGATCCGGACCCACCTCCGGGACATGCCGATCCTGCCCGAGTTCGTCGGGCTGACCTTCGAGGTCTACACCGGCCAGAGCTTCGAGCGCGTCCGCGTGCGGCCGGAGATGATCGGCCACTATCTCGGCGAGTTCCAGCTCACCCGAACGTCGGTCGAACACGGACAGGCCGGCATCGGCGCGACCCGGTCCTCGAAGTTCGTGCCTCTCAAGTAA
- a CDS encoding 50S ribosomal protein L2 gives MGRRIQGQRRGRGGPTFRAPSHRYKAELSHKQNESTGTIDGEVVGIEHDPARSAPLAEVEFEDGDRRLVLAPEGVSTGETIQVGVSAEIKPGNTLPLAEIPEGVPVCNVESQPGDGGKFARASGVSATLMTHDRDVAVVQLPSGQVKRLNPQARATIGVVAGGGRTEKPFVKAGNKHHKMKARGTKYPRVRGVAMNAVDHPFGGGGRQHPGQPKSVSRDAPPGRKVGDIASKRTGRGSNK, from the coding sequence ATGGGACGACGAATTCAGGGACAACGACGCGGACGCGGCGGCCCGACGTTCCGGGCCCCCTCGCACCGCTACAAGGCGGAGCTGTCGCACAAACAGAACGAGTCGACCGGCACGATCGACGGCGAGGTCGTCGGCATCGAGCACGACCCGGCCCGCTCGGCACCCCTCGCGGAGGTCGAGTTCGAGGACGGGGACCGACGGCTCGTGCTCGCGCCCGAGGGCGTCTCGACCGGCGAGACGATCCAGGTCGGCGTGAGCGCGGAGATCAAGCCCGGGAACACGCTGCCCCTCGCGGAGATCCCCGAGGGCGTTCCCGTGTGTAACGTCGAGAGCCAGCCGGGCGACGGCGGCAAGTTCGCCCGCGCGTCGGGCGTCTCGGCCACCCTGATGACTCACGACCGCGACGTCGCGGTCGTCCAGCTGCCGAGCGGACAGGTCAAGCGGCTCAACCCGCAGGCTCGCGCCACGATCGGCGTGGTCGCCGGCGGCGGTCGCACGGAGAAGCCGTTCGTGAAGGCCGGCAACAAGCATCACAAGATGAAGGCGCGCGGGACGAAGTACCCGCGCGTTCGGGGCGTCGCGATGAACGCCGTCGACCACCCGTTCGGTGGCGGCGGCCGACAGCACCCCGGACAGCCGAAGTCCGTCTCGCGGGACGCCCCGCCGGGACGAAAGGTCGGCGACATCGCGTCCAAACGCACCGGACGCGGGAGCAACAAATGA